One Paenibacillus sp. FSL W8-0186 genomic window carries:
- a CDS encoding TetR family transcriptional regulator: protein MERSMMMSPKISDSQREKRKQQVLDAAKRVFSEKGYGAATLKDIIEETGMSRGWIYLYFQTKEEIFEALLDHQDAEHEQYIDELLQTSANVWDVITTLYSQQQDELLKPPRGGMLPAFYEYFLIGWRDAERSELLLQRYEEGIVRFAALLQKGVDQGEFSPAMSVSDISKLAASFQEGILTHTITVGPETANTQMQQEALIQYLHRLLHS, encoded by the coding sequence ATGGAAAGGAGCATGATGATGTCACCTAAAATTTCAGACAGCCAAAGAGAAAAGCGCAAGCAGCAAGTTCTCGATGCTGCCAAGCGGGTGTTTTCGGAGAAAGGATACGGAGCAGCTACGCTGAAGGACATTATTGAAGAAACCGGCATGAGCCGGGGCTGGATTTATTTATATTTTCAGACGAAAGAAGAAATATTCGAGGCGCTGCTCGACCATCAGGACGCCGAGCACGAACAGTATATCGATGAATTGCTCCAGACTTCAGCCAATGTCTGGGATGTCATCACAACCTTATATTCACAGCAGCAGGACGAACTGCTAAAGCCGCCCCGCGGCGGGATGCTGCCGGCCTTTTACGAGTATTTTCTGATTGGCTGGCGGGATGCGGAACGCAGCGAGCTGCTGCTGCAGCGCTACGAAGAAGGGATTGTCCGGTTCGCGGCGCTGCTGCAAAAAGGGGTAGATCAAGGTGAGTTTTCGCCCGCCATGAGCGTATCCGACATTTCGAAGCTTGCCGCCTCTTTCCAGGAAGGCATTCTGACCCATACGATCACCGTCGGTCCGGAGACGGCCAATACGCAAATGCAGCAAGAGGCGCTGATTCAATACCTGCACCGCTTGCTGCATTCCTGA
- a CDS encoding S-layer homology domain-containing protein has protein sequence MMLKAKRRLISFLTAVVVVISSVTPASAASAIMNNHTDSTSVVDLQPIPSVFRDTSSHWGQAAIEKWNGYGVVKGYNGEFRPNDPVTRAEFSVMLDGIVKYIVQGNNNFSDLNKDQWFYNSIVKLNTAGVLKGTEGKAMPQSKITRQEAALLIAETFQIDSREQSPIFGDSTQIAGWAKGAVEGLVSKGVISGMPDGSFRPKGNLTRAEAVTLFNKLIQTLISRPGEYSKDVHGNVVINTSDVVLKDMKIAGDLYITQGVGEGEVTLENVEITGTVHVQGGGVNSIIFNNVDVRGALIVNKYNGQVRILATGSTSVSVTVLESGAMLVTRELTGGGFETVEISADILAGQEVKLDGNFNTVVNRAPDTEIIVNGTIKNLVAEVSTVITGNAVISTVTGAGAASATVNGEVIGSQGNTGSNSTGGSTGGSTGGSTGGSSGGGSAGGGSASIAVTGVSIVPDSLSLSIGETKQLEAKVSPTNATNKKVNWQAADDSQSFINVTADGLITAVQPGRGTVIATTQDGDFKARAVVEVKDPGLGVSLSSYTGAVVAPEVQLDQAVQLNNDNVSIADTRKSLAQERHYDTAITAISPLQQTSVTHSVYTVVSLVDYSGNPVEPSTIEVTLNGSPYNASFGEGLSDGFKAGSFVLKLDIDRPEKIQQYQLVFAREGYEETTLTITFRTVGTVSLKGIGAIIGQPVIGTQLTAGALNYDGIPVNQNVVYQWYQADSEDGVYTAIAGANNPVYELTAENGNKYIRVGVKADEIQVSGTALSPAFGPIESPISVDDVFAAIEAKYLGSNSSANSIISNLVLPTSLPAYPGVNIVWSSSDEQVITNTGIVTRHEKEDLFVTLTATLNGKAAGARSYELIVRSAGTENVEIEGFIDPYFVDGYPQAYVKNGTIHVRYALNKPAEVYMVVNVMNGWQQSDVKAVLEGHAGTYQIVYVDTWPYFQLGELEVNQVQDFDTGVNISRYSNGEARVEFVIVDEKNNYTSSNVTTILFDQAVVVALDTEPPRVSRTYINNALDTIYIYYNEMLDPGAVPSAEDFALSSGQIEGVSIYNYTGGFGEVPPYVKLMVSGIVEADKDVLTVGYSGSALQDLSDAKNKAPTYTNEKVTTIQEEFGKVMISSDRQSMIVEINPGWNPQDNVNLGFNSEEMRSRFVVDIDGKGQFKPSVVAGYRYSIEHITYTLKFDVPLPVGEAVMQFNTSGITNWAKDAYPDQLMSDKVEQISLPGLPSATYSITEKRIILNFANGFQLGDRSLAAGLVLKVDGVEYKLRGFIVSPRSQYANGERIKNSLEISLYDSYESKIKNAIESGADIQIKYTKVNGTKDHQLSDAGGTLLPDFDYVQVMKLP, from the coding sequence ATGATGCTAAAAGCAAAAAGGAGATTAATATCGTTTTTGACCGCTGTAGTTGTTGTCATTTCTAGTGTTACACCAGCATCTGCGGCATCGGCAATAATGAATAATCATACTGATTCAACGTCGGTGGTAGATTTACAGCCTATTCCTTCAGTATTTAGGGATACGTCTTCCCATTGGGGACAAGCTGCGATTGAAAAATGGAATGGATATGGAGTAGTTAAAGGCTATAATGGAGAATTTAGACCCAATGATCCAGTAACCAGAGCAGAATTTTCAGTTATGCTTGACGGGATTGTTAAATACATAGTTCAAGGAAATAATAATTTTTCCGATCTAAATAAGGACCAGTGGTTTTATAACTCTATTGTTAAATTGAATACTGCAGGGGTGTTAAAAGGAACGGAAGGGAAGGCCATGCCCCAGAGTAAAATTACTCGCCAGGAAGCAGCTCTATTAATCGCCGAGACATTTCAAATTGATAGTAGAGAGCAATCACCTATTTTCGGAGATAGTACTCAAATTGCAGGGTGGGCTAAAGGCGCAGTTGAAGGGCTAGTATCTAAAGGAGTTATTAGCGGCATGCCGGACGGTTCATTTAGACCAAAAGGCAATTTGACACGGGCTGAAGCGGTAACCTTGTTTAATAAATTGATTCAGACGTTGATTTCACGTCCGGGCGAATATTCCAAAGATGTGCACGGGAATGTGGTAATCAATACATCAGATGTCGTTCTGAAAGATATGAAAATTGCCGGGGATTTGTACATCACGCAAGGAGTCGGTGAAGGTGAAGTAACACTTGAAAATGTTGAAATCACTGGAACGGTTCATGTGCAAGGCGGTGGTGTAAATTCAATTATTTTTAATAATGTAGATGTGAGAGGCGCACTTATAGTTAATAAATATAATGGCCAGGTTCGTATTCTTGCAACAGGCAGCACCTCTGTTTCTGTCACTGTATTAGAGAGCGGTGCCATGCTGGTTACCAGAGAACTCACTGGAGGTGGATTTGAGACTGTTGAAATATCAGCAGACATTCTCGCAGGACAGGAAGTCAAATTGGACGGCAATTTCAATACCGTTGTAAACCGGGCACCGGATACAGAAATTATCGTTAATGGTACCATAAAAAATCTGGTTGCCGAAGTAAGTACAGTGATTACGGGCAACGCTGTAATAAGTACCGTGACAGGAGCTGGCGCTGCGTCTGCTACGGTAAATGGTGAGGTTATTGGATCCCAGGGTAACACTGGGTCTAATTCCACCGGCGGAAGTACAGGAGGAAGTACAGGTGGAAGTACCGGTGGAAGCTCTGGAGGAGGTTCCGCTGGCGGAGGAAGCGCATCGATTGCCGTGACGGGTGTGTCTATTGTTCCAGACTCGCTATCATTATCCATTGGTGAGACTAAACAGCTTGAAGCTAAGGTATCGCCAACAAACGCAACAAATAAAAAAGTAAATTGGCAGGCAGCTGATGATAGCCAATCGTTCATTAACGTTACTGCAGATGGTCTAATTACGGCAGTACAGCCAGGCAGAGGAACAGTTATAGCAACGACTCAGGATGGGGATTTTAAAGCCCGTGCCGTAGTTGAGGTTAAAGACCCTGGGCTCGGCGTAAGTTTGTCATCCTATACAGGGGCTGTAGTAGCGCCAGAGGTACAACTTGATCAAGCTGTGCAGTTGAATAATGACAATGTAAGTATAGCGGATACGAGAAAGTCTCTAGCTCAAGAGAGGCATTACGATACTGCGATTACTGCAATATCACCTCTACAGCAAACTTCAGTAACACATTCTGTGTATACCGTTGTTTCTTTGGTGGACTATAGCGGAAATCCGGTTGAACCATCGACAATAGAAGTCACTCTTAACGGGTCTCCGTATAATGCTAGTTTTGGCGAAGGCTTATCGGATGGATTTAAAGCGGGAAGCTTTGTGCTGAAACTAGATATAGATCGCCCGGAGAAGATTCAGCAATACCAGCTTGTCTTTGCGCGAGAAGGCTATGAAGAGACAACACTTACAATAACTTTTAGAACAGTTGGAACAGTGTCTCTTAAGGGGATCGGCGCAATCATCGGGCAGCCAGTGATCGGAACTCAACTAACAGCAGGTGCTCTGAATTATGATGGCATACCTGTTAACCAGAACGTTGTCTATCAATGGTATCAGGCAGATTCAGAAGATGGGGTATATACTGCTATTGCAGGAGCTAATAACCCCGTCTATGAGCTAACGGCTGAGAATGGCAATAAATATATTAGAGTTGGCGTTAAAGCCGATGAAATTCAAGTCAGTGGTACGGCGTTGAGTCCAGCATTCGGTCCAATAGAGAGTCCGATAAGTGTAGATGATGTATTTGCGGCGATTGAAGCGAAGTATCTTGGAAGTAATTCAAGCGCTAATAGCATCATCTCAAACTTGGTCTTGCCTACTTCGCTACCTGCATATCCGGGAGTCAACATTGTCTGGTCTTCCAGCGACGAACAAGTGATAACGAATACCGGGATTGTTACTAGACATGAAAAGGAAGATCTATTCGTCACTTTGACCGCAACTCTGAACGGGAAAGCAGCGGGAGCACGGTCATATGAGCTTATTGTCAGAAGTGCGGGGACAGAAAATGTAGAAATAGAAGGGTTTATTGATCCTTATTTTGTAGATGGTTACCCGCAGGCCTATGTCAAGAATGGGACAATTCACGTGAGATATGCTCTTAATAAGCCTGCTGAGGTTTATATGGTTGTCAATGTTATGAACGGCTGGCAGCAATCTGATGTGAAAGCAGTGCTTGAAGGTCACGCAGGAACTTATCAGATCGTATATGTAGATACCTGGCCGTACTTCCAATTAGGTGAATTGGAGGTTAATCAGGTACAGGACTTTGATACAGGAGTGAACATTTCCAGATATAGTAATGGAGAAGCAAGAGTCGAGTTTGTTATTGTCGATGAAAAGAATAATTATACTTCGTCTAATGTGACTACGATTTTATTTGATCAAGCTGTCGTTGTTGCTTTGGATACAGAACCACCGCGTGTTAGTCGCACATATATTAATAATGCACTGGATACAATTTATATTTATTACAACGAGATGCTTGATCCGGGCGCTGTGCCTTCTGCGGAGGATTTTGCGTTAAGTTCCGGGCAAATAGAGGGCGTCTCCATCTATAATTATACCGGTGGTTTTGGAGAGGTTCCGCCGTATGTCAAGTTGATGGTCAGTGGAATCGTGGAGGCAGATAAAGATGTTCTTACCGTAGGTTATAGTGGTAGTGCTTTGCAGGATCTTTCAGATGCAAAGAATAAAGCTCCAACCTATACTAATGAGAAGGTAACAACGATACAGGAAGAGTTTGGTAAAGTTATGATTAGTTCGGATCGCCAATCTATGATTGTTGAAATTAATCCAGGGTGGAATCCACAGGATAATGTAAATCTAGGGTTTAATTCAGAAGAGATGAGATCACGTTTTGTGGTTGACATTGATGGAAAAGGGCAATTTAAACCAAGTGTGGTTGCTGGTTACCGATATTCAATCGAACATATTACTTATACTTTAAAATTTGATGTTCCTCTTCCCGTAGGAGAGGCAGTTATGCAATTTAACACATCAGGTATAACTAACTGGGCCAAAGACGCTTATCCAGATCAGTTAATGTCCGATAAAGTAGAACAAATATCTTTACCTGGATTGCCCTCAGCGACGTATTCAATTACAGAAAAGAGGATTATTCTCAATTTTGCAAACGGGTTTCAACTTGGCGACCGAAGCTTGGCAGCTGGGTTAGTGCTGAAAGTGGACGGTGTAGAGTATAAACTTAGAGGTTTCATTGTATCGCCAAGGAGTCAGTATGCTAATGGCGAGAGGATTAAGAACAGCCTTGAAATTTCGCTTTACGACTCTTATGAGAGTAAAATTAAAAATGCCATCGAATCGGGTGCGGATATTCAAATTAAATATACCAAAGTGAACGGTACTAAAGATCATCAGTTGTCAGATGCAGGAGGAACATTGCTCCCTGATTTCGATTATGTACAGGTCATGAAGCTGCCTTAG
- a CDS encoding SGNH/GDSL hydrolase family protein, translating to MIYTALGDSITFGENASSFAKAYPRVAASLVNASGSHKVIGYVLARPGWNTLDLLDAAVWQGSSVISRSNVVSVWIGGVDLANAALSALASKQVLDAQRIVARYKQNLHAILTQIKNTSHARILCCTQYNPFPSSPLAAKAISGLNQTTKEVARSYNAKVIPTHLWFEGKQSQLIYGYRKGKIEDALSGFLPIHPNDRGHHVIAKGLAPYLGAGK from the coding sequence ATGATCTATACCGCTCTTGGCGATTCGATTACATTCGGGGAGAATGCCTCCTCTTTCGCAAAAGCCTATCCCCGAGTCGCCGCATCCCTAGTAAATGCTTCAGGCTCCCATAAGGTGATTGGATATGTTCTAGCACGCCCTGGGTGGAACACCTTGGATCTGCTGGATGCCGCGGTATGGCAGGGCTCCTCTGTGATCAGCCGATCAAATGTCGTATCCGTCTGGATTGGAGGCGTGGACTTGGCAAATGCAGCGCTGTCCGCCCTTGCCAGCAAACAAGTCTTAGACGCACAACGAATCGTAGCTCGTTATAAACAAAATTTGCACGCGATTCTGACTCAGATTAAAAATACCAGCCATGCTCGAATTCTCTGCTGTACGCAATATAATCCTTTTCCGAGCAGCCCGCTGGCCGCCAAAGCGATCAGCGGCTTGAATCAAACAACGAAAGAAGTCGCGCGAAGCTACAATGCGAAAGTCATCCCCACCCATCTTTGGTTCGAAGGCAAGCAAAGCCAACTGATATATGGCTATCGCAAAGGCAAGATTGAAGATGCCTTGAGCGGCTTCCTGCCCATCCATCCCAATGACCGGGGCCATCATGTGATTGCGAAGGGCTTGGCGCCTTATCTTGGGGCGGGGAAGTAA
- a CDS encoding sulfonate ABC transporter substrate-binding protein — MEKRKSKRAAQGVIAAASALLLAVALSACSANGSGGQAEGRSASGGAAATPSSEAATADAPSETRDITIRIGYQKYGTINILKADGALDRRLEEERNIKIEWTEFPGGPQLLEALNVGSIDVGHTGEAPPIFAQAAGAKLVYLAHEPASPRSEGIIVPKDSPLQSVAELRGKTVVLNKGSNVHYLLVEQLEKNGVAYKDVDVKYLPPADARAAFEKGSVDAWVIWDPFLAAAETATGGRVIANGEGVVSNHEFYLATREFAEKYPDLVEILLEEADKIDAWSKDHPRELAEKLSPQLGIDVESLELAAGRRAYGIQRIDEELIQAQQSIADTFYELGLIPDKLDIHDAVLK, encoded by the coding sequence ATGGAAAAGAGAAAGTCCAAACGGGCAGCACAGGGAGTTATCGCGGCGGCTTCGGCTTTGCTGCTGGCGGTGGCATTGTCCGCCTGCAGTGCAAACGGCAGCGGAGGCCAGGCGGAGGGCCGCTCGGCCTCGGGGGGAGCAGCAGCCACGCCCTCATCAGAAGCAGCGACAGCGGATGCGCCGTCCGAGACGAGGGATATTACGATCCGCATCGGATATCAGAAATACGGGACGATCAATATTCTGAAAGCGGACGGAGCGCTGGATCGCCGCCTGGAGGAAGAACGCAACATTAAAATCGAATGGACGGAGTTCCCGGGTGGGCCGCAATTGCTTGAGGCGCTAAACGTAGGGAGCATCGACGTTGGGCATACGGGAGAGGCGCCGCCGATTTTCGCTCAGGCTGCGGGTGCCAAGCTCGTCTATCTGGCCCATGAGCCGGCCAGTCCCCGAAGCGAGGGGATTATCGTGCCGAAGGATTCGCCGCTTCAATCCGTTGCCGAGCTGAGAGGGAAAACCGTTGTGCTCAACAAGGGCTCCAATGTTCATTATCTGCTGGTGGAGCAGCTGGAGAAGAACGGCGTGGCTTATAAGGATGTGGATGTAAAATACCTGCCGCCCGCCGATGCGCGCGCCGCATTCGAGAAAGGGAGCGTGGATGCCTGGGTCATCTGGGATCCATTCCTCGCCGCTGCGGAGACCGCCACGGGGGGCAGGGTGATTGCCAATGGGGAGGGCGTTGTCTCCAATCATGAATTCTACCTGGCCACCCGTGAATTTGCCGAGAAGTATCCGGATCTCGTAGAGATTCTGCTGGAAGAGGCGGATAAGATCGACGCTTGGTCCAAAGACCATCCGCGAGAGCTTGCGGAAAAGCTGTCGCCCCAGCTCGGAATTGATGTCGAATCTCTGGAGCTGGCCGCAGGCCGCAGAGCCTACGGCATTCAGCGGATCGACGAGGAGCTGATCCAGGCCCAGCAGTCGATTGCTGATACCTTCTATGAGCTGGGATTGATCCCGGATAAGCTGGACATCCATGACGCGGTTTTAAAATAA
- the ssuD gene encoding FMNH2-dependent alkanesulfonate monooxygenase: protein MKVFWFIPTHGDGRYLGTSQGARAVDLHYMQQIAVAADRLGYEGVLIPTGSSCEDPWVVASSLVPVTQRLKFLVALRPGLTSPTLAARMAATLDRISDGRLLLNVVAGGDPVELAGDGLFLDHSARYELTSEFLDIWRRELSGETVDYEGKHLRVEGGHILYPGIQQPYPPLWFGGSSEAAQQVAADHVDVYLTWGEPPAEVAKKIAEMRRLAEARGRTIRFGIRLHVIVRETEDEAWAAAHDLIKHLDEETIAAAQKIFARFDSVGQKRMSTLHGGSKEQLEISPNLWAGIGLVRGGAGTALVGSPDIVAERMQEYADLGIETFIFSGYPHLEEAYRVAELLFPLLPLQQRSEAAGPSSISPFGELIANNVRPTPKASAH, encoded by the coding sequence ATGAAAGTTTTTTGGTTCATACCGACCCATGGAGATGGGCGTTATTTAGGTACCAGTCAAGGCGCGCGTGCGGTGGATCTTCATTATATGCAGCAGATTGCCGTCGCGGCCGACCGGCTCGGCTATGAGGGTGTATTGATTCCAACGGGCAGCTCCTGCGAGGATCCGTGGGTAGTCGCTTCTTCGTTAGTGCCTGTTACGCAGCGTCTGAAGTTCCTCGTCGCGCTCCGGCCGGGGCTAACCTCGCCGACGCTTGCGGCGCGGATGGCCGCGACATTGGATCGTATTTCGGACGGCAGGCTGCTGCTGAACGTCGTGGCCGGAGGCGATCCCGTGGAGCTGGCCGGGGACGGCTTGTTCCTGGATCATTCCGCGCGTTATGAGCTGACGAGTGAATTTCTCGATATTTGGCGCCGGGAGCTCTCTGGGGAGACCGTTGATTATGAAGGGAAGCATCTGCGGGTCGAAGGCGGGCATATTCTATATCCCGGCATTCAGCAGCCTTATCCGCCACTCTGGTTCGGCGGCTCGTCGGAGGCGGCGCAGCAGGTGGCTGCGGATCATGTCGACGTCTACTTGACCTGGGGCGAGCCGCCGGCCGAAGTAGCGAAGAAGATCGCCGAGATGCGCAGGCTGGCTGAAGCCCGGGGACGCACGATCCGGTTCGGCATCCGCCTCCATGTCATCGTTCGCGAGACGGAGGACGAGGCCTGGGCTGCGGCCCATGATCTCATCAAGCATCTAGATGAGGAGACGATCGCCGCGGCGCAGAAAATTTTTGCCCGTTTCGATTCGGTCGGGCAGAAGCGGATGTCCACGCTGCATGGCGGCAGCAAGGAGCAGCTGGAGATCAGCCCGAATCTATGGGCAGGGATTGGCCTTGTCCGCGGCGGCGCAGGCACGGCGCTGGTCGGCAGTCCGGACATCGTCGCTGAGCGGATGCAGGAATATGCGGATCTCGGGATCGAGACGTTCATATTCTCGGGTTATCCGCATTTGGAGGAGGCCTACCGCGTGGCGGAGCTGCTGTTCCCGCTGCTGCCGCTGCAGCAAAGAAGCGAGGCGGCGGGGCCGTCATCCATCAGTCCGTTTGGCGAGCTTATAGCAAACAATGTGCGGCCAACGCCGAAGGCATCGGCACATTAA
- the ssuC gene encoding aliphatic sulfonate ABC transporter permease SsuC yields the protein MGKKNWHLQALPWYIPLFILIVWQVLGSTGLMPERTLPSPVEVFQAGWKLTTNGELAAAIGISTWRALIGFIIGGLLGFVLGLLNGVIPLAEKLTDSTIQMIRNVPHLAMIPLVIAWFGIGEEGRIFLVALGVFFPIYINTLHGIRSVDPSLIEMGQVYGLRHWELYRRVILPGALPSILVGFRFALGIMWLTLIVAETIAANSGIGYMAMNAREFFQLDVVVLSILLYALLGKLSDLMAKGFERRWLRWHPHFAKEGSRFKSV from the coding sequence ATGGGAAAGAAGAACTGGCATTTACAGGCCCTGCCTTGGTACATCCCCCTGTTCATTCTGATCGTCTGGCAGGTGCTCGGCAGCACGGGGCTGATGCCCGAACGCACGCTGCCGTCGCCGGTGGAGGTGTTCCAGGCCGGCTGGAAGCTCACGACGAACGGGGAATTGGCGGCGGCAATCGGCATCAGCACGTGGAGGGCGCTGATCGGCTTTATCATCGGCGGCTTGCTGGGTTTCGTATTGGGATTATTGAATGGAGTCATCCCGCTGGCGGAGAAGCTGACGGATTCCACGATCCAAATGATCCGAAACGTACCGCATCTGGCGATGATTCCGCTCGTGATCGCCTGGTTTGGCATCGGGGAAGAGGGTAGAATTTTTCTTGTCGCGCTGGGCGTATTTTTCCCGATTTATATTAATACGCTGCATGGCATCCGCTCGGTCGATCCAAGCCTGATTGAAATGGGACAGGTGTACGGGCTGCGCCATTGGGAGTTGTACCGGCGCGTTATACTGCCAGGCGCGCTGCCGTCGATTCTGGTGGGCTTCCGTTTCGCTCTCGGCATCATGTGGCTGACGCTAATCGTGGCCGAGACGATCGCGGCCAATTCCGGCATCGGATATATGGCAATGAATGCGCGGGAGTTCTTCCAGCTGGACGTCGTGGTGCTTAGTATTTTACTGTATGCACTGCTTGGCAAATTATCAGATCTGATGGCCAAAGGGTTTGAAAGGAGGTGGCTGCGATGGCATCCGCACTTCGCCAAAGAAGGCTCGCGATTCAAGAGCGTCTAA
- a CDS encoding ATP-binding cassette domain-containing protein: protein MASALRQRRLAIQERLRKDTPREPYLDAPPKEPSLQAEADENREQIAQDNTATNGVSIELDAVSKQFGSKQVLRNIQMSVQPGSFVAIVGQSGCGKSTLLRLLSGLDQASGGSLRLQGQEVQGIHPATRFMFQDSRLLPWNTVLDNVKLGLTGSGSNDPRRRAYEALELVGLADRAEEWPSVLSGGQRQRVALARALVGNPRLLLFDEPLGALDALTRIEMQRLIEHLWKRRGFTAVMVTHDVSEAVALADRVILIEQGEIALDLQITLARPRPRDAGFAHFEQIILDRVLARDDGEPPSPHVPLYDI from the coding sequence ATGGCATCCGCACTTCGCCAAAGAAGGCTCGCGATTCAAGAGCGTCTAAGAAAGGATACGCCTCGGGAGCCATACCTCGATGCGCCGCCGAAGGAACCCTCCCTGCAGGCCGAAGCGGACGAGAACCGGGAGCAAATTGCGCAGGATAACACTGCGACTAACGGCGTATCGATTGAGCTGGACGCGGTGTCCAAGCAATTCGGCAGCAAGCAGGTGCTGCGGAACATTCAAATGTCGGTGCAGCCCGGCAGCTTCGTGGCCATCGTCGGCCAGAGCGGCTGCGGCAAAAGCACGCTGCTGCGCCTTCTATCGGGGCTCGATCAGGCGAGCGGCGGATCCTTGAGGCTGCAGGGGCAGGAGGTTCAGGGCATTCACCCTGCAACGAGGTTCATGTTCCAGGATTCACGGCTGCTGCCTTGGAATACTGTGCTGGACAACGTGAAGCTGGGTCTGACCGGCTCGGGTTCCAACGATCCGCGGCGGCGAGCCTATGAAGCCCTTGAGCTGGTCGGGCTGGCGGATCGGGCTGAGGAATGGCCGTCCGTCCTGTCCGGGGGCCAGCGGCAGCGGGTCGCTTTGGCCCGGGCCTTGGTCGGGAATCCGCGCCTGCTGCTGTTCGATGAACCGCTTGGCGCGCTGGACGCGTTGACACGTATCGAGATGCAGCGCCTGATTGAGCATTTATGGAAGCGGCGGGGCTTTACGGCCGTTATGGTTACGCATGATGTGAGCGAGGCAGTGGCTTTGGCGGACCGGGTCATTCTGATTGAGCAGGGGGAGATTGCGCTGGACCTGCAAATTACGCTGGCTCGGCCGCGCCCTCGGGATGCGGGCTTTGCCCATTTTGAACAGATCATTCTTGACCGGGTATTGGCCCGGGATGACGGGGAGCCGCCCAGCCCTCATGTGCCTTTATACGATATTTGA
- a CDS encoding MFS transporter, with translation MRAKGKWINSPYAYALGMFAMMVPSQAFSSFYSYFYVEKLGLGIGLATLARTVFLIWDAVNNPLFGYWSDRTHTRYGRRRPWVFGAMPLFMLCFVLLFSPPDGLAERGLFSWFLIMLVLFEAVATVLWVNYGALFPELFRGDRLRAKASAIQQGYQVAALLVGTALTPLIFTAVGFSKMAILYAGVFAVFMLLCMMSVRERGEMGEGEPLRLLAAFRETLRNTKFWVFNIANSFAQTVNGLVSSIIPFYAKYVLGIPEASVSILLASVFVSVIPMVFLWYWIIRSMDGVRAWRLSLIAYGLSVIPLWFGHNLASGLLAGIVFGFGLAGFLVTPALVGGRIIDEDAAKTGLRREGIYTAVSGFITRSSGLISALAFFVVGLIFGYESGERPGPEPALAFQCLISVVPLCLLLISVIISYTVKFDFRENHTEGSRGSHE, from the coding sequence ATGCGCGCCAAAGGAAAGTGGATCAATTCTCCGTATGCTTATGCGCTGGGGATGTTCGCGATGATGGTGCCGAGCCAGGCCTTCAGCTCGTTTTACAGCTACTTCTATGTGGAGAAGCTGGGGCTGGGCATTGGGCTGGCTACTTTGGCGCGAACGGTTTTTCTTATCTGGGATGCCGTCAATAATCCGTTATTCGGGTACTGGTCGGACCGGACGCATACCCGTTACGGCCGCCGCAGGCCATGGGTGTTCGGGGCGATGCCTCTGTTCATGCTGTGCTTCGTACTCCTATTCTCCCCTCCAGATGGACTCGCGGAGCGAGGGCTGTTTAGCTGGTTTCTTATTATGCTTGTTCTCTTCGAGGCCGTGGCTACGGTGTTGTGGGTGAACTACGGGGCCCTGTTCCCGGAGCTGTTTCGCGGAGACCGCCTCCGCGCCAAAGCCTCTGCAATTCAGCAGGGCTACCAGGTTGCGGCGCTGCTTGTCGGTACGGCGTTAACGCCTCTTATTTTTACAGCAGTTGGCTTTTCCAAGATGGCTATTCTGTATGCGGGCGTATTCGCTGTATTTATGCTCCTCTGCATGATGAGCGTGCGGGAACGGGGAGAAATGGGCGAAGGAGAGCCGCTGCGGCTGCTGGCCGCATTTCGGGAGACGCTGCGGAATACAAAGTTCTGGGTGTTCAATATCGCCAATTCTTTTGCCCAAACGGTGAACGGGCTGGTCAGCTCGATCATTCCCTTCTACGCCAAATACGTACTAGGGATTCCAGAGGCTTCCGTATCGATCCTGCTGGCTTCTGTGTTCGTATCGGTCATTCCGATGGTGTTCCTATGGTACTGGATCATTCGCAGCATGGACGGTGTCAGAGCCTGGCGGCTGTCGCTGATTGCGTACGGCTTATCCGTCATCCCGCTTTGGTTCGGCCATAATTTGGCCAGCGGTCTGCTGGCGGGCATCGTGTTTGGCTTCGGGCTCGCAGGCTTCCTGGTGACCCCGGCACTGGTGGGAGGCCGGATCATTGATGAGGATGCCGCCAAAACCGGCTTAAGGAGAGAAGGCATCTATACCGCGGTAAGCGGGTTCATAACGCGTTCGAGCGGGCTGATCTCAGCGCTGGCTTTTTTCGTGGTGGGCCTTATTTTCGGGTATGAGAGCGGAGAGCGTCCGGGGCCTGAACCGGCGCTGGCGTTTCAATGCTTAATCAGCGTCGTACCGCTATGCCTGCTGCTCATATCCGTCATCATATCTTATACGGTAAAATTTGATTTTCGGGAAAATCATACGGAAGGGAGCCGTGGCAGCCATGAATAG